The Bicyclus anynana chromosome 4, ilBicAnyn1.1, whole genome shotgun sequence genome window below encodes:
- the LOC112051773 gene encoding ras-related protein Rab-7a: protein MSSRKKVLLKVIILGDSGVGKTSLMNQFVNKKFSNQYKATIGADFLTKEVIVDDRIVTMQIWDTAGQERFQSLGVAFYRGADCCVLVFDVTAPNTFKSLESWRDEFLIQASPRDPENFPFVILGNKVDLDNRAVSAKRAQQWCQSKNDIPYFETSAKEAVNVELAFQTIARNALAQETEAELYNEFPDQIKLNANDNGRNRDGDNCAC, encoded by the coding sequence ATGTCTTCAAGAAAAAAGGTTCTTCTAAAAGTTATTATCCTCGGCGATAGTGGCGTCGGCAAAACATCATTGATGAATCAGTTTGTCAACAAGAAATTTTCCAATCAGTACAAGGCTACAATAGGCGCAGATTTTCTCACGAAAGAGGTAATCGTCGACGACAGAATCGTCACAATGCAGATTTGGGACACTGCGGGACAGGAGCGATTCCAGTCGCTTGGGGTGGCGTTCTACCGTGGGGCGGATTGTTGCGTCTTAGTTTTTGACGTAACTGCCCCCAACACGTTTAAGTCCTTGGAGAGTTGGAGAGACGAATTTCTGATACAGGCATCACCGCGCGACCCTGAAAACTTCCCATTCGTCATACTAGGTAACAAGGTTGATTTGGATAACCGTGCAGTTTCTGCCAAACGTGCACAGCAATGGTGTCAAAGTAAAAATGATATTCCGTACTTCGAAACGAGTGCCAAAGAAGCTGTAAACGTAGAACTCGCATTCCAGACTATCGCGCGTAACGCCCTAGCTCAGGAAACTGAGGCAGAGCTTTATAATGAGTTCCCAGATCAGATCAAGTTGAACGCCAATGACAATGGTCGCAACAGGGATGGAGACAACTGTGCTTGCTAG